The genomic window GGTCGCATACCGCGGTGAAATCGCTGATCACCCAGCAGCAGGACGTCTACAGCTGGAACTTCCTGTTCCTCGGCGCCAACATGGACGCGGTCGCGATCGGCACCGAAATGGGCTTCGACCCGCGCAACTCGATCACGTATGCCGCTGCGCCGCAGGGTGTTTCGGGCGTATTCCGGGCCGCCTCGGCGAGCTCGGCCCGGCTGCAAGCCGCACCGCCGGGGTCGGCGCGCAGCGGATTCACCGATGCGGAACGCGAACAGTCGAATCCCGGTAGCGCGTAATCACTGCCAGCCCGGCCGCACCAAGCCGGATTCATAGGCCATCACGACCAATTGGGTGCGGTCGCGGGCGCCGAGTTTCATCAGAATGCGACTGACATGGGTGCGGGCGGTGGCTGGGCTCATGAACAACCGCTCGCCGATTTCGGCGTTCGTCAGCCCCTCGGCGACCAGCACCATCACCTCGCGCTCGCGTTCGGTGAGTTCGGAAAGTGTCGCGGGCGGCGGAGTTTTGGCGTGGGCGGAGAATTCCGCGATCAGCCTGCGGGTGACGCTGGGGGACAGCAGCGCGTCACCGGCCGCGACCACCCGGACGGCCCGCACCAGATCGGCCGGTTCGGTGTGCTTCACCAGGAAGCCCGTCGCGCCGGAACGCATTGCCTCGAAGACGTACTCGTCGAGCTCGAAGGTGGTCAGCACGACCACCTTCACCTCGGCGAGCTTGGCATCCTCGGCGATCATCCTGGTGGCGGCGAGCCCGTCCAGGATCGGCATCCTGATGTCCATCAGCACCACGTCCGGGACGAGGCTGCGGGTCATCCGCACGGCCTGCTCGCCATTGTCCGCCTCGCCGACCACCTCGATGCCGTCCTGCGCCGCCAGCAGCGCGACGAAACCGGCGCGCACCAGCGCCTGATCGTCGGCCACCAGGACTCGGATACTCACGACTCCACCCCGCTGACGCTCGGCTCCGTCGTGCGCATCGGCGTGCGGTGTTTTCGGTTCACTCCCTGACGGTCGCTCACGGCATCTCCTACTGCGTTACCGGGCCGGGCGCGCTGGACTGGTGCGCCGCCTTGTCGTCCGGCCGGATCGGCCGCACGTTGTCCGGCCGGACCGCATCGTCGGAACGAGTCGGCGGCAACGGCTTTCGTTCGCTCGGCGCCATCGGGCGCAATGGCAGTCGGGCCGCGACCCGGAACCCGCCGCTCGGGCGGGGACCAGCGGTGAGTGCGCCGCCGAGGGCATGTGTCCGCTCCCGCATACCGATGATCCCATTGCCCCCGCTCGTCCCCGACCGCGCCGCCTGCGCGGTCGGGCGGGCGTTGTCAACGGTGAGATCCACTGATTGCGCCGTGTATCGCACGGTCACCGAGGCTTCCGCGCCCGGTGCGTGCCGCACGACGTTGGTCAGTGCTTCCTGGATGATCCGCGCGGCGGCCACGTCGATCACGCTGGGCAGCTGCTCGGGTTCGCCGATTACCTTGGTCTGCACCGTCAATCCGGCCGCGCGGGCCCGCTGGAGGAGGTTGTCCAGATCCGCGATGCTCGGCGCGGGAGTCCGCGGTGCCGCCGGACGCGGGACGGCCTCGGCGGATTCGGCGCCGGCACTGGCAGATTGCTCGTCTTCCGCGGAAACACGCTCGGTGCCTGCTGAATTGCGAGTACCCCAGCCGCGCGGACGACGGCGACTCGGCGCGCTCGGCTCGTCGGTGAATTCTGCTGCCGAGGCGTCGGATTCGCCTGCGACGGTGCCTCCGGTGCGGATCGAGTGCAGCAGCGTGTGCACCTCCGCGAGCGCGTCCCGGCTGGCCGTCTTGATCGCGTCCAGCGCGGTGGCGGCCTGCTCCGGCTTCCGGTCGAACAGTTCGAGCGCCACCGACGATTGCACATTGATCAGCGAAAGGCTGTGCGCCAGTACATCGTGCAGCTCGCGGGCGATGGCGAGGCGCTCCTCGCTGGCCCGCCGCTCCCGCTGCGCCTCCTCGTCGCGGCGCGCGGCCTCGGCCCGCTGCCTACGCGCCACCAGCACGGCCTTGCGCTGCCGAATGCCCTCCGCCACGCACAGCAGCACGACGAGCCAGGCCATCAGCGCGAAGATCTTCCACACATCGGCGCCGCGTCCGAGTAGTTCGGGCAGCGGCCAGACCAGCGCCGAATAACCGAGCGGCACAAGTGGGTAAGTCCACCAGCGCGATCCGGTGCTTGCGGCGGTAAGGAAGGCGATGATCAGCGAGAAGAAGATCGGCCCGTATCCGTAGCCGAGCGCCAGATACGCGGCACAGGCACCGAGCGCGACAAGCAGCACCGGCACCGGCTTGGCCCGCCGCCAGATCAGGGCAACCGGACCGGCGAGTAGTAGCAGGTAACCGAGGACGTCGAGCGAATTCTCACCCGTCCTCATGTTCGCGAACGTGCCACCGACGATCTGGAGCGCGGCCACGACAAGCGCCACGCCCCAGTCCCATCCCAGCGAGCCCCGACTCGTCATTGCTGCCCTCACCCACAGCAGCCTATTCGGCTTCACCGCAGATCCGCGTCCGCCTCGCTACGTATTACTCAGGTAACCCACTCGCGTATGCCGGAGTACGTACACCGAACGTCGCTGCGCGACGGATGTGGCCGATGTGGTCCGCAGCGGATTCTCGATGCATGACAGATTTGATCGTGGTCACCCGAGGGTTGACCAAACGCTACGGCGAACACACCGCCGTCGACCGCGTGAGCATGAGTGTCGCCGCCGGGGAGATCTACGGGTTCCTCGGTCCGAACGGGGCGGGTAAGACGACCACGCTACGCATGCTGGTCGGGCTCATCCGGCCGAGCGAGGGCATGGCGTTGGTGGCCGGGCACGCGCCGGGCGACCCGGTGGTGGTGCGCCGGATCGGGGTTCTCATCGAGGGACCGGGGTTCTATCCATACCTCTCCGGCCGGGACAACCTGCGGGTGCTCGCGAAATATCGCGGCATCGGCCGCACCGACGTGGAGGACGCGTTGGACCGGGTCGGGCTGGCCAACCGGGCCGACGACAAGTTCCGCACCTACTCGCTCGGCATGAAGCAGCGGCTCGGGGTCGGCGCCGCCCTGCTCGGCCGGCCCGACCTGCTGATCCTGGACGAGCCGACGAACGGCCTCGACCCGCAGGGCATGGCCGAAATGCGGGAGCTGATCACCACTCTCGCCGCGGACGGGCACACGGTGCTGCTGTCCAGCCACATGCTCAGCGAGGTGCAGGAGATCTGCGATCGGGTCGGGGTGATCTCGCAGGGCAAGCTGCTGGTCGAGTCGACCGTCGCGGAATTGCGCGGCGGCTCTTCGATTTTGCTGCGCGCCGAACCGTTGGAGGTGGCGTTCCCGGCGGTGCGGGGAGTGGTCGGTGAGCGTGCCGCGATGCTGACCTCCAGCGGCATCCGGATCGAGGCCGGTACCGGCACCGCACCCGCTGTCGCGCGGGCGGTCGTCGAGGCGGGGGCAGCTCTGCTCGAACTGCGGATCGACGAAAAGTCCCTGGAAGAAGTGTTTTTCGAAATGACTCAGCTGGAAGTGGCGAAATGACCGTGAAAGACATGGTGGCGAGCACGAAAGCGGAGGCGCTTCGGCTGCGTAAGTGGCCCGCCTTCTGGATAATCCTGGGAACCTGGATTCTGCTGAATCTCACGTTCTCCTACCTGTTCAACTATCTCGCCTACACCTCGGGCGAGTCGGGTCGGATGTCGAACGGCCTGCCGAAAGACACGCTGCTGCAGCAGATGCTGCCCGCGGCGGTGCCGGAGGTGTTCACCCAGGGCATGGCCATGTTCGGTGGCGCGCTGATGCTGGTGCTCGGCGCGCTGACCACCGGCAGCGGCTACGGCTGGGGCACTTGGAAAGCCGTGTTCACGCAAGGTCCGTCACGGATCAGTGCGGTCGGTGGGGTGGTGGTGAGCTTGGTTGTCGTGGTGGTCGCGCTGGTTCTTGCCGCGTTCGTGGTGGATATCGGCGTGGCATCGCTGATCGGGGCGACGCAGTCGCAATCGCTCGCGCTGCCGTCGCTGCGTCAGTCGGTGCTCGGGATCCTCACCGGCACGGTAATTCTGGGCATGTGGACGCTGGCGGGTGCGCTGATCGGCGCGGTCGCACGCGGTCCGGCGCTCGCCGTCGGCCTCGGCCTGGTGTGGGTGCTGGTGGTGGAAAATCTGCTGCGTGGCGTCGCGGCGATCTTTTCGCCGATCACGGTCATCACCGATCATCTGCCCGGCACGGCCGCCGGGTCGATGGCCGGGGCGATGCGGACGGTCGGGGCCGGGGCGCCCGGCGTGCTCGATATCCTGTCGCGCACCGAGGCGCTGATCGTGCTCGGGACCTACATCGTGCTCTTCGTGGTTGGCACGGCGTGGTTGATGCGCAGGCGTGATCTGATCTGAGTTGTGAACGCGAAAGCCGTTGGCGGGCAACCTGCCAACGGCTTTCGCGGTGTTCGATGAAGGGGCGTCTCAATCGAGACTATGCAGACGCTGCCGGTCGGCACGGCGTACGCGGTATTCACCGGGATCGGTGCGGTCGGTGCCATCGGCCTCGGCATCGTGGTCAACAAGGACCCGCTCAGCGCGGGCGGGTGCTCGCGCTAGCACTGATCGTCGGCGGCATCGTGAGGGCCCGGGTCACCAATCCGGAATGACGTCATTGCCCAATGCGCAAAGGCAACAGCCTATTTCGAGCCCACCTGGGTGACGCGCGGGGCACCGGCAACCCATTTGGGGGTTGCCCGCCCGGCCGCCAAGGTTGCTATGACGGCACTCGAGTCCGACCCGAAGACGCGCGCTGCCCGACTGGCTAGGCTCGGTGCTGCATCGTGACATTGCTCATCAGCGAAAGGACCGTAATGCCTACTCGTACCGCGCGTACTGCTTGGACCGGCACTCTGCAGGAGGGCTCGGGACAGGTCGAGCTGGCCAGTTCCGGCGTCGGCAAGTACGACGTGTCGTTTCCGAAGCGTTCCGCCGAGGAGGCCAACGGCACCACCAGCCCGGAGGAGCTCATCGCGGCGGCGCACTCGTCCTGCTACGCGATGGCCCTCTCGGCGCAGCTCGGCAACGCCGGCGGCACCCCGGAGAGCCTGGACGTCACCGCCGACGTGACCCTCGGCCCCGACCCGGCGGGCGGCTTCCGGATCACCGACATCAAGCTGACCGTGCGCGGCCGGGTCCCCGGCGTCGACGCCGACGCCTTCGCCGCCGCGGCCGAGGCCGCCAAGGCGGGCTGCCCGGTCAGCAAGGCCCTCGCCGGAGTCGACCAGATCACCCTCGACGCGGCTCTCGCGTAGCGCCGGAACCGTCCAGTTCTCGGCTGGATCTTTGATGCCCGGTCTCTCGTTCAGCGCGCGAGGGGCCGGGCATTACCGCTGGCGAAAGTAGCGGCGGGCAGCGGGGTGGTACATCGCCGGGATGGCGATCAGCACCGCGACGATGTGGATCGTCCGGAACAGTCCGATCACCGCGGATTCGGCGGTGAGGCCGGTGAAGAGGTCGCCGAACTTGTCGGCGGACAGCAGTGCCGCCAACGGTTCGATGATCAGAGACAGCAGGCCGAGCACGCCGATGCCGAAGGTGAGCAGGATGCGGGCCCAGCGCGCGCCGTGCGTCATCCGGATGGCGACGAAGAGCACAACCAGGTAGATGCCGAGCCGCATGGCGAGCCCGGTGCTCAGCCCGGCGATGTCGGCCTCCGCGCGTTCCAGCATCGCGGCCGCCCGCACGATTGCCTCGCCGACCCCGGCGAGCAGCGCGACGACGAGGCCGACGAAGGCGACGTGGACGGCGCGCGGCGGCGTACGCGCAGCGCCGGAACGAAGCGGTGCGGGCCAGACGGAAAAGGCAGTGTCGGTCATGCCACCGACACTGCCCTTCGTCTTCCGGACGCGGATCAGCCCGCGGTAGCGATCGACTCTCGTACCGGAGTATCAGTGCGCGTGGCGAATTCGGTGAGCGCGGCGAAGCCGAGGGCCAGGCAGGCCCACAGCGTCGCGGTCTCGGCCAGCGACGACACCCGGAACTCCCACAGCAGACTGGCGGGGAAGTCCGCCTTCACCTCGTTCACGCCGGGCAACAGGATGTAGCCCACCGTGGTGACGAGGACGAACGCGGCGATCCCGGCGATCAGTCGCAGCATGCTCAGCTGAGCGCGCAACAGCTTGTAGACGTACACGCCCGCACCGACGGCCGCGAGGCCGAGCAGCACCGCCGCGACCCACAGCAGGGTGCGTTCATTGATCGTGTCCGGATCACCGACCGCGGGCGGGTTAGCTGGATATTTGAAGAACGGCACCGCGACGATCGCCGCCCAGCCGCCGATTCCGAGGGCCAGCGCGAGCTTCGGCCCGGACAGCGTGGTGTAGCGCCGCGCGAAGTGCGCGATTGAGGCGTAGATCGCGCCGAGCGCAAGGCCAGCGAGACCGAGCGCGAGGAACTGGCCCGCCTTCTGGCCGGTCCTGCTGACCAGTGGTTCTTCCTCGTCGCCGTGCGAATGTCCGCCTGTCGCCTCCGGTTCCGCGCCGTGCGGATGATCCGCGGGAGCGGAACCGGCTTCCTCGATGGCGATGGCGGCATCGACCTTCGGTTCGCCGATGAAGTAGCCGACTGTCGCGGCGAGCAGACCCGCTATGAGGCCTGCCAGGAGTCCGCGGAGTAGGAGGGTTTTCAGTGAACCGATCAGTGGCACGGGAGCCCCAGCAGGTGGCGTCCGTCGTGCATCAGCTCGTGCATGTACATCCCGCTGCGCGAGATGGCGCCCTGATCGAAGCCGACCAGGTACAGCGTGAGCAGTGCGAGAAGAACGACACCTACCGTGACCAGCACAGTGGCGAGTGAATCGGTTGCCCGGCTCGGCGAATGCGCGATAGCCATGCGAGTCCTCCTGAGGGGATGCGCGTCCCCGTCGAATGGTGGGCGCGAAGGTGCCGGTGTCTGGCTGTCCGGCACCCACGAACTCGATGCATGGAACACAGTGGCGCGACCGCTCCGGAATCACACCGGATTACCGCATCACCCTCGCGTTTTGTCCTTCGAACTGTGACACCTGGAGGCACCTGCCGTCAACATGACCAGCGGGTATCGCGTCCCGGCGTCGGGCGAGTCGCCGACGCGGATGAACTTCCTGGCTGGCGTCGGTTTCGTCAGTCCGCAGACTTCGCGGTCACGTCGAGGACGACCTCGAATTCCAGCAGCGACGCGCCCGTCGAGACCGGCTTCTGCCGCTCACCCGCGTGTGCCTCGCGCGCGGGCCCGTCCCGCCACGCGGCGAACGCTTCTTCCGAATCCCACTGGGTGACAACGAAGTACCGCTTCTCACCGGCGACCGGCCGGAGCAACTGGAAGCCGAGGAACCCCGGCGAACCCTCGACAGCGTGCGCACTGTGGGCGAACCGCTTTTCCAATTCGGGGCCAGCGCCCTCGGGAACCTCGATCGCGTTGATCTTCACAACAGCCATGGGCTCGACAATACGGCGCTCGGGCGACCGCGGAGCGCGAGGCCGTCGAGCACCGTGCGAGATCGAGGGGGCCGCGAACACGGCGCGCGGCGGCGCGGCACAATCAACACGGTGTTGCACGACGAAGGCGGAGCGGGAGTGCCGATCCTGCTGCTGCACGGACTGATGGGCAGTGCCCGGACCTGGCACGATCAGCTGGCCTGGCTGCGTGGGTACGGCCACATCTACACGTTCGACGCCGCCGGGCACGGCAGACCGGCGCCGGACGAGTTGACCACCGAGGCATTTGTTGCCGACCTGGCCGCCGCGACCGCGGGCATCACCGAACCCATGGTGGTGATCGGGCATTCGATGGGCGCGCTGCACGGCTGGGTGTTCGCCGCGACCCATCCCGATCGGGTGCGCGCGCTGGTGGTCGAGGACATCGCCCCGGATTTCACCGGCCGCACGGCGGCGAACTGGGCGGCGATGATCGAGGCGTGGCCGCAACCGTTTCCGGACGCGGACGCCGTGCTCGACTTTTTCGGTCCGGTCGCCGGTCGGTACTTCCTCAACTCGTTCGAGCACGGTCCGGATGGTTACCGGCTACACGGCTCGGTCGCGACGTTCCGCGACA from Nocardia iowensis includes these protein-coding regions:
- a CDS encoding response regulator transcription factor yields the protein MSIRVLVADDQALVRAGFVALLAAQDGIEVVGEADNGEQAVRMTRSLVPDVVLMDIRMPILDGLAATRMIAEDAKLAEVKVVVLTTFELDEYVFEAMRSGATGFLVKHTEPADLVRAVRVVAAGDALLSPSVTRRLIAEFSAHAKTPPPATLSELTEREREVMVLVAEGLTNAEIGERLFMSPATARTHVSRILMKLGARDRTQLVVMAYESGLVRPGWQ
- a CDS encoding sensor histidine kinase, which translates into the protein MTSRGSLGWDWGVALVVAALQIVGGTFANMRTGENSLDVLGYLLLLAGPVALIWRRAKPVPVLLVALGACAAYLALGYGYGPIFFSLIIAFLTAASTGSRWWTYPLVPLGYSALVWPLPELLGRGADVWKIFALMAWLVVLLCVAEGIRQRKAVLVARRQRAEAARRDEEAQRERRASEERLAIARELHDVLAHSLSLINVQSSVALELFDRKPEQAATALDAIKTASRDALAEVHTLLHSIRTGGTVAGESDASAAEFTDEPSAPSRRRPRGWGTRNSAGTERVSAEDEQSASAGAESAEAVPRPAAPRTPAPSIADLDNLLQRARAAGLTVQTKVIGEPEQLPSVIDVAAARIIQEALTNVVRHAPGAEASVTVRYTAQSVDLTVDNARPTAQAARSGTSGGNGIIGMRERTHALGGALTAGPRPSGGFRVAARLPLRPMAPSERKPLPPTRSDDAVRPDNVRPIRPDDKAAHQSSAPGPVTQ
- a CDS encoding ABC transporter ATP-binding protein, whose product is MTDLIVVTRGLTKRYGEHTAVDRVSMSVAAGEIYGFLGPNGAGKTTTLRMLVGLIRPSEGMALVAGHAPGDPVVVRRIGVLIEGPGFYPYLSGRDNLRVLAKYRGIGRTDVEDALDRVGLANRADDKFRTYSLGMKQRLGVGAALLGRPDLLILDEPTNGLDPQGMAEMRELITTLAADGHTVLLSSHMLSEVQEICDRVGVISQGKLLVESTVAELRGGSSILLRAEPLEVAFPAVRGVVGERAAMLTSSGIRIEAGTGTAPAVARAVVEAGAALLELRIDEKSLEEVFFEMTQLEVAK
- a CDS encoding ABC transporter permease subunit, with product MTVKDMVASTKAEALRLRKWPAFWIILGTWILLNLTFSYLFNYLAYTSGESGRMSNGLPKDTLLQQMLPAAVPEVFTQGMAMFGGALMLVLGALTTGSGYGWGTWKAVFTQGPSRISAVGGVVVSLVVVVVALVLAAFVVDIGVASLIGATQSQSLALPSLRQSVLGILTGTVILGMWTLAGALIGAVARGPALAVGLGLVWVLVVENLLRGVAAIFSPITVITDHLPGTAAGSMAGAMRTVGAGAPGVLDILSRTEALIVLGTYIVLFVVGTAWLMRRRDLI
- a CDS encoding SMR family transporter, with the protein product MQTLPVGTAYAVFTGIGAVGAIGLGIVVNKDPLSAGGCSR
- a CDS encoding OsmC family peroxiredoxin, with amino-acid sequence MPTRTARTAWTGTLQEGSGQVELASSGVGKYDVSFPKRSAEEANGTTSPEELIAAAHSSCYAMALSAQLGNAGGTPESLDVTADVTLGPDPAGGFRITDIKLTVRGRVPGVDADAFAAAAEAAKAGCPVSKALAGVDQITLDAALA
- a CDS encoding CbtA family protein; this encodes MPLIGSLKTLLLRGLLAGLIAGLLAATVGYFIGEPKVDAAIAIEEAGSAPADHPHGAEPEATGGHSHGDEEEPLVSRTGQKAGQFLALGLAGLALGAIYASIAHFARRYTTLSGPKLALALGIGGWAAIVAVPFFKYPANPPAVGDPDTINERTLLWVAAVLLGLAAVGAGVYVYKLLRAQLSMLRLIAGIAAFVLVTTVGYILLPGVNEVKADFPASLLWEFRVSSLAETATLWACLALGFAALTEFATRTDTPVRESIATAG
- a CDS encoding CbtB domain-containing protein; the protein is MAIAHSPSRATDSLATVLVTVGVVLLALLTLYLVGFDQGAISRSGMYMHELMHDGRHLLGLPCH
- a CDS encoding antibiotic biosynthesis monooxygenase family protein translates to MAVVKINAIEVPEGAGPELEKRFAHSAHAVEGSPGFLGFQLLRPVAGEKRYFVVTQWDSEEAFAAWRDGPAREAHAGERQKPVSTGASLLEFEVVLDVTAKSAD
- a CDS encoding alpha/beta fold hydrolase, whose product is MLHDEGGAGVPILLLHGLMGSARTWHDQLAWLRGYGHIYTFDAAGHGRPAPDELTTEAFVADLAAATAGITEPMVVIGHSMGALHGWVFAATHPDRVRALVVEDIAPDFTGRTAANWAAMIEAWPQPFPDADAVLDFFGPVAGRYFLNSFEHGPDGYRLHGSVATFRDISEEWGSRDFWPQWHAVRVPALLLEGEHTITPPGQMRRMAETHPDAEHVLVSGAAHLVHDDQPERYRAEVERFLRRVLNP